A genome region from Mercenaria mercenaria strain notata chromosome 11, MADL_Memer_1, whole genome shotgun sequence includes the following:
- the LOC128546922 gene encoding sarcoplasmic calcium-binding protein-like, producing MANEYLLHKWKLWFKAFNVKKDGVLSREDVFEEEDKFAHLHHFGAEKRKDIIGQLDKWYDQYIFRGKSGPITVQEYIDMQNNDFKEDKEKYTKWAEACAETIFDILDIEHDGTITEEEFLIAFKSAGHENIKLDKDFFNAYDPKDGKVTVKKMVDTWVTFLTSEDSSQPDIIKDAFEGGV from the exons ATGGCAAACGAATATCTATTACACAAATGGAAATTATGGTTTAAAGCATTTAACGTGAAAAAAGATGGTGTTCTTTCACGGGAAGATGTCTTCGAAGAAGA AGACAAATTTGCGCACCTTCACCATTTCGGCGCGGAGAAGAGAAAGGATATTATTGGACAGTTAGACAAATGGTATGATCAGTATATCTTTCGTGGGAAATCTGGTCCAATCACAGTACAGGAATACATCGATATGCAGAATAACGACTTCAAAGAAGATAAAGAAAAGTACACAAAGTGGGCTGAAGCATGCGCCGAAACGATATTTGATATCTTGGATATTGAGCATGATGGTACAATAACCGAAGAGGAGTTCTTGATAGCTTTcaaatctgctggtcatgaaaatataaaacttgATAAGGACTTTTTCAACGCTTACGACCCCAAAGATGGAAAGGTTACAGTGAAAAAGATGGTAGACACGTGGGTTACATTTCTCACCAGTGAGGATAGCTCACAGCCAGATATCATCAAAGATGCCTTTGAAGGTGGAGTATAA
- the LOC123532924 gene encoding sarcoplasmic calcium-binding protein-like, translated as MANEYLIKKWRLWFKALDRKHAGQLTRADQRRDVDAYIKLTGLEGESRTDAITLINSYWDEFVFHGKSGPVTEEQFIEMTKDRFRAGEDTFMEVYRKAVIADVKMIDQGGKGYITEEEFTCTNKSMGLENEAWNKMYYNAFNPKNGKVPNVVISDAWVDFYFNEDSSTRDVVLDVFEKYPDL; from the exons ATGGCTAACGAGTACCTAATCAAGAAATGGAGATTGTGGTTCAAGGCACTTGATAGAAAACATGCAGGACAACTCACACGAGCCGATCAACGAAGAGACGT AGACGCCTATATTAAGCTGACCGGTCTGGAAGGAGAAAGCAGAACTGACGCAATAACATTGATCAATTCTTATTGGGACGAGTTCGTGTTCCATGGTAAATCCGGTCCTGTAACTGAGGAACAGTTCATTGAAATGACCAAAGACCGCTTCAGGGCTGGGGAGGATACATTTATGGAGGTCTACAGAAAGGCAGTGATTGCTGATGTCAAAATGATCGACCAAGGCGGAAAAGGTTACATAACAGAGGAAGAATTCACCTGTACCAACAAGTCCATGGGATTGGAAAATGAAGCGTGGAATAAAATGTACTACAATGCCTTCAATCCTAAAAATGGCAAAGTTCCAAATGTTGTCATTTCTGATGCATGGGtggatttttatttcaatgaagaTAGCTCAACGAGGGATGTCGTGCTAGATGTGTTTGAAAAGTATCCAGATCTCTAA
- the LOC123531763 gene encoding sarcoplasmic calcium-binding protein-like, which translates to MANEYLIHKWRLWFDALDVKKDGVLSREDVTEEEDKFAHLHHFGAEKRKDIIGKLDKWWDQYIFRGKSGPITVQEYIDMQNNDFKEDKEKYTKWAEECAKTIFDILDIEHDGTITQEEFLIAFRSAGHENVKLDKDFFNAYDPKDGKVTVKKMVDTWVTFLTSEDSSQPNIIKDAFEGGL; encoded by the exons ATGGCGAACGAATATCTAATACACAAATGGAGATTATGGTTTGATGCACTTGACGTGAAAAAAGATGGTGTTCTTTCTCGGGAAGATGTGACCGAAGAAGA AGACAAATTTGCGCACCTTCACCATTTCGGCGCGGAGAAGAGAAAGGATATTATTGGAAAGTTAGATAAATGGTGGGATCAGTATATCTTTCGTGGGAAATCTGGTCCAATCACAGTACAGGAATACATCGATATGCAGAATAACGACTTCAAAGAAGATAAAGAAAAGTACACAAAGTGGGCTGAAGAATGCGCCAAGACGATATTTGATATCTTAGATATTGAGCACGATGGTACAATAACCCAAGAGGAGTTCTTGATAGCTTTCagatctgctggtcatgaaaatgtaaaacttgATAAGGACTTTTTCAACGCTTACGACCCCAAAGATGGAAAGGTTACAGTGAAAAAGATGGTAGACACGTGGGTTACATTTCTCACCAGTGAGGATAGCTCACAGCCAAATATCATCAAAGATGCATTTGAAGGTGGATTATAA